taggCATTCAAAAACCGGTCTATCATAACTGCAGTAACATATTCATTAAAAAAGTAGAAGGGGCATTCCGAGAATTGAACTCGGGACCTCTCGCACCCTAAGCGAGAATCATACCACTAGACCAAATGCCCATTTATGTTGTTAACGTAATGTCGTGAAATAAATATATCTTAAAAGACTCTATGTATTTTTTTTCTCATTATGTTCTGTTGTGATTGCTTTGATCGTTTGTGAACTAAGTTCGTTTATATTAGTTGGAGAACTAAGGTTGCACGTTAGTGCTGGTTGATAAAAGTACAAACAATAATATACGTACAGACAAAAGAAAATTATACGTATGATAAAATGAGTGGTTTTACTTTAcatacaaaaaataataataataatactctctTTACACATCATTTAGTAATACCAATCACTAATTTCATCATCAGAGAGACGGAGACTGCTTCCGGAACGGATGACTTGGGTTGTGTCTGTGTTTTCTAAAGTGTGGTATCAAGGTGACAAAGTTTGTCGAAACTCCACAAAATTAATATTGATCCTTGTGTCAGTATACAATTAAATTTCTTGTAATAGAATTCCAAAACAACGGTATAACTTACTTTCTTAGCTCAAGGATTCCCGCCCATACTCATTTCCCCTTGTGATTGTTACTCATGTGAATGAACTCATCCTCTATTTCACAATACATtttatggtttgttattttgataaCTAATTCCATTTGATATTTCCTTCAAACACAAATTTCATTATATATGTATAAAGCTATTCAAAAAATGGTTTGAAGAAATATAATATTATACAAGTTTAAAGTAGGTTATATGATATTTCCTCTGGTAGAAAATAGGAACTTGTGGGGAAGTATAGGTAGATTATTTGTTGTACAATGTACATGTCCAATTATCTCACAATAGAAACCCAGTATTAAGTTTTAGGTATTTTGAGTGATTATTATCACATATTGGGTTTTTCGTCACACCCGTTTTGTCAGGTACAATATACACTAATAGACATTGTCGTCTAAGAATTTGTAAACTTTCCAGTTGTCGATATTTGAAATTACTTAGGCAAATCATGTTGTTAATGGTACTCATCATTCAACACAATTATCAATCAAGAAGCAAAGAAAGCATTaggaaaaagtaaaaataaaaacctATCCCCACAACATCATCCAAACGAACAAATACAGTTGAAAATAAAGTTGCATTCACATATAGTTTTGCTTTCTGATCCGTTAACTTTCCAGTGTCATCGTATCTATATCATCAAGCATTTAAAAAGAGTAACTAAATCACAAGCTATGCTTCCAGGTTCTTTCTTCCTTCCAAATCTCGCAAAAAGTTCCCAAGTAGCCTTTGATCCATCACCATATTCGGTATCTGCAGAGTTCACAGTTACATATTACAATGCAAAACCTCACAAGTATCCCGCAAGTCTCACCCTACATGTACGTGTTAAAGTGACACTTTGAACCCGCTTGGGGTCCATCTAGGTTATGTTTAACTCTAACGGCCAATAATTAAAAAAGGTAGTTAAACCAAAACAGTCAATTAGGTCAAAAGTCAACCAAAGTGTATTTTTAATAAACACGACCTCATAAATCGCTTTATGTGAAAATCAATAGGATAAAAACTGTAAACAATAGAGTTTTAGTGGTTTTAAACAAAAAAGAGAAGAAAAATGTTGAGTGGCCCAAAAATTACGTGTTACCAACCCGCCCGTTTTGTCATCATGTTTGGTTACGTGTATCATATTCAAGTGATAGCACAACACAATTGGTGTATTCGCTATTTACGAGAGAGTGAGATAAATGACCTTGTTTCCAAAGAACATTTTGGTGTTGTTGGAAATCGCCTCGATAAATTTCAGCTCCAGAAATTGGGGTGTGAGTTTCAACTTATTTGCTTCAGCCTCTTTCAATGTCCTACACTCAAAAAGAGTATCATTCTAACTTAAAACACTTTTCGGCAAAATCAAGATTCTGATATGTACAAGAAATTGATAGAGTAACTCACTGGTAGTATTTGGCATCAGCTAAGCTCTTTTCTCGAGCAATGTACATCGCATTCTCAATTTCTTCTTGCATTCTCAAACTGTCTTTTTCCATCAACTTTTGTTCCATTACAATCTTGCTGACAAAAGCATTCTTCTCGGCTTCTGTAATAGCTATCTTCTTTTGTGTTTCTGCTTCCTTCTCAGCAACCCTCTGCCTTTCTACTGCTACCAACAcctatacacacacacatcaTGATCATTACGAAAAATATATTATGGTATTGGTCAAAGCTCACCAGGTTTCCTTATTTTTTGTATATTGAAGGGTATTTTAGACAATTGATCTACCTTGGTGCGTTCTTCTTCCATCTGTTCAAAATTCCGCCTTACACTCTCTGGGATTCTAGGCTTTGTGACACGGACACTAATAACTTCAATGCCTGGTGCATAACGTGTACAATCAGCTTGAAGAGCATCTTTCATTGTTTCATCAATCTGAAATTTCACATTTTTCGCGCTTTATAAATGCAAACATTTGTAACAATCACTAACATTATAAATGCATTTATGTCAATACCTGATCAAACATGTCAATATAAACTTCTTGAAGTGAGTGAACACTACAGAATTGATTAATCTCGTGATGGATTTTGTCGTATATCCAAGTATGGTCATACTGTACACCATAATTGAGAAGGGTCTCATAAACAGCTTCCTTTTTAAGGCGGTTAACAACCTGTAGACAAAAGCAATCATTTTGGATAACAAAGCACTTGAGTCGGTATTATTTATCGTATCTAAATATGCTTACCTCTATCCTGTCAAAGTTGATCATAACACCACCTTTTGTTCCACAGGGGATATCCCTCACCTATATATTATCATTTTCATGAAAATTAAGAACTAATCTCACCATCATGAAATTTAAAAAATACTTACCAGATCTGTCTGAAGGGTGACCTGGACGGGCTCGTAGTGAGTTATCAGAGGTAGTTTCAGATGAAAACCTTAAATCCAAGACATACCAAATGTTGAAAGAATAAGAAGTGTCGGGTTGCTTCATAATGTGAAAGACATCATGTATGAAGTGGTATTAACAAACCTGGGGTTGTAGTTGTCTCTTGGAGAGCGCCGCCTAGCCAGTAAACCCCAACATGACCTTCGGGAACTTGATGCAAGATTGTTAAGCTGTTCTTTAAGTTTGGTGATGAAGATGGAATCAGAACCTATAGATATGGGATAAAAGGAGAATGGGTCATACTGTCACAACAACTCATACTTAGTTAGTTCTCACAACtgataacaacaataataatgatTATAAAGCATTGTGTACTGAAAAAATATGAATTATCTTCAATCATTCATCCCAGACGAACGAATGTAAAACTACTTCAGTTACAAaggataaaaaaaataaaaaatacagtAGATTCTGCTCAATGAAATGCTTCAGCTAATTTGATCACCCCTTAAAAGCGTAACGGTCACTCAACCCTTTAAAATGACGGGTCACTTAGCCCTTAAAAAAACCATTAGTGGAGAGGCAGTCAGCATATAATACATAAGCCAGAATTATAGAAATGACAACACATTCAAAGGGACAAAGTTGGACAATATACAGTGACGGTGACAGTGGCACGGACACTGGGCCACGCTAATCAGACCAAACCAAGAGACTGAATACCAGAACAACATCAATATGTGTTCCGATTCAAACCTGCCAGGACCAAGTACCTTCCAAACCATCCAAAGTACTCCTATATTGACACAAAAGTAATACAACTCTCAACATTTATGAAAAAGAATTAATCGCAAAGAAGACACAAGAGCCGACTAACAGTGCGAGTAACGGAGATTAGGGAACTTGTTAAGGCACCCTCTACCTGCGCACAGGCCTACACAGATTTGGACTATTAGGCTTAACCGACCTGTGATCTAACCCTTATAAGAGAGACTCAGACTCTCTATCTCTCTATCTCCAAATCCGAACAATAACTCTCTTCGTTCCCTCTTTTCACTTACAATCGCATGCTAACATATCTTATACATTATATGCCTGCTCCACACATGGAGATACTTGACCGGTCCTGAGGGTAGAGCATAGTCTTCCTTTTGATGTTCCTAGCACAACTCTGGCCCGGAACAGCACGATCTGATCAGACTCAACTGCCCAACGGATCCAATGCTTCGTGTTTCATCATTTCAAACCCTAGGATCTCCAACAATGACTTTCAaaatt
The sequence above is drawn from the Helianthus annuus cultivar XRQ/B chromosome 12, HanXRQr2.0-SUNRISE, whole genome shotgun sequence genome and encodes:
- the LOC110895351 gene encoding erlin-2-B; translation: MDARTQPPLPQRPPPEPLRQQGSVDCTAIVTVLFTLIVIFSMVLIPSSSPNLKNSLTILHQVPEGHVGVYWLGGALQETTTTPGFHLKLPLITHYEPVQVTLQTDLVRDIPCGTKGGVMINFDRIEVVNRLKKEAVYETLLNYGVQYDHTWIYDKIHHEINQFCSVHSLQEVYIDMFDQIDETMKDALQADCTRYAPGIEVISVRVTKPRIPESVRRNFEQMEEERTKVLVAVERQRVAEKEAETQKKIAITEAEKNAFVSKIVMEQKLMEKDSLRMQEEIENAMYIAREKSLADAKYYQTLKEAEANKLKLTPQFLELKFIEAISNNTKMFFGNKIPNMVMDQRLLGNFLRDLEGRKNLEA